GAGTGCTTACTGAATTGTCCAAAGGGAAGAAGGCAATAGAATGTAAATAGGTGTATAAAGTCTAAGTGTAAGCCTACTGGTGAAGTTGATAGATTTAAGGCACGTTTAGTAGCCAAAGGCTACAATCAAATAGAGGAGCTGGATTATAAAGACAGGTTTTCTCTTGTTGCTAAATTGTCCACCGTTAGAATTTTTAATTACCTTCAAATAAATAGTGGCTTATATTTCAACTAGATATAAACAATGCtttcttgcatgatttttgGAAGGAAGAGGTATATATGGTACCTCTACAAGAATATAACAAAGCCTTGTCAAAGCAAGTCTGTCTGCTAAAAAAATCACTCTATGGCCTTAAATAGGCTTTCAGACAGTAGAATGTTCAATTGGTTTGGAACTGCCACGGAGCAGGCAGTAAATGATTCCGATCATGAAGGATTTGCTCTGTTTCCATGATCCTTCCATCGCATCATTCAAGCTTCCGTCAGTCACTGGATTTCTATCAGTCTTCTCATGATTACTGCCTTATTGTGAACACATAGATgattcttttatattttgatatatgTGGATGATGTCATTTTAACCGGAATTTCAATTGCTGCTATATCTGAAGTTAAACATGCTTTGCATTCTAAATTCACTGTAAAGGACTTGGGATTTCTCAAATATTTTTTGGGTCTTGAAGTAGTAAGACCTCATGATGCTATTGTGCTTAGCTAAACAAAATTTATTTCAGATATCTTGATGCTGGCATGATGCATTGTAAGCCAGCTTCCTTCCCTCTGCTAAGGGCTAACAATTGTCTCCTGATTCTAGGGATCCTATTTCTAAACCTGATGTTTATAGAAGTTCAATTGGTAGACTACTATATGTCAATTTAACCAAACTAGATATCAGCTATGTTATCCAATACCTGagtcaaattataaatataccTAGAAAGCCTCATTGAGAGGTagcaatgcatgttttaagataTTTGAAAGGTACTTTGCAGTAGGGTTATGCTTTCCTGTTACTGACAGCTTGCAGCTTACAGCTTATTGCGACTCTGATTGTGTTTCTTACTCTTTCAGGGAAGTCTCTTagggtttttgtatttttttgggGTCTTCCCTGGTatcctagaaaaaaaaaaaaaactattgtcTCTTAAGTTCTCTACTGGGGCAAAATACAAGGCCTTGAGCACTGTCTGTGAATTGTGTATCACTTACGTTCTTCAAGACTTGCAGGTGGATGTTAAATTGCCCATTCGAAGTTACTGTAATAACAAGACCGCTGTCAATATAGCTGCTAATCATGTTTTTCACGAGAGACCGCATATTACATTGATTGTCATATTGTTAGGGTGCAACTCCAAAGAGGCTTCATCCGCACTTCCCATCTGTCAACAAAGGAGCAACTTACAGACATCCTTACCAAGCCGTTGTCTGCTGATCAACATCAATACCTGTCTTCCAAGTTGAATATGTTGTCTATCCCAGCTTCAACTTGAAAGGGGAGAGGGAGGGGAGTGTAGAGAATATTAGAGTATATTCTTTGTAATTTGTTGTTTATTTGTACTTGATTGATAAATAATTAGTGATAGGACTGTTTtggttatttctattttctttcacGTGTGCTGAAGACTGTACAAGGCACACTATCCATTATAACAGatataatttttcctttttgatAAGATTAATAAAGTTTACATATTTTCTCTTACGATTCTTCACACATAACGCAAAAGGCTGACAGTTTATTAGAACTAGTCATTgtaatttcaatttttcttaATCAAATAGAGTTGCTCTATTTGTAATCTGAATATAATGGGTTTGAGCAATGAAAGTATAAACGCAAAAGAAGTTTTGCTAGAGGAATGAATTCAAGATAAATCTAGAGATGATGAAGCTCTCCGTAGAACCAATAAAAAAGCTTCTCGTCAGAAAATTTTATTGCGATCGATCAAACACAATCATCATCCAGGGATCAGTACATTACAAACAACACATTGTACAAAGTAAAAGATTCCTCAGCATCTAAACTATTGCtacaagaaagaaaaatgaaaataaagaacCTTAAAAAGAAACCCCACTAGCCTCCTCTTTTTACTTGGCCTCTTGCAATTTATCTAGGCTGTTATTAGCCCTTCCCAACCACTCCTCTAGTTTAGCTTCTTTCACAGCCTTGAAGTCATCATAGTTTGCTTGTGGGGACAATACGTTGCCCGGTGCATCATTCGTTTCAGCTTGTTCATCTTCCGGCTGTAGCTCATCAGCAGCCTGACTTGACAAAGGCAGTTCATCAGATTCCATGTCAGGCAAAGATGAACTAGTGCTAGCAGATGCAACCAGTTCTGATGGATTATTATAAGACAGTAGCTTCTCAACTGGAGCTGGTGTCGAATCCTTCGGATCAAGCTGTGGCCACTTGAAATTGCTGGCTCTTTTTCTCGCAGTATTAAATAcagtagaaaaataattaacCTTTCTTCTGCTTCCCTGCTGAACCCCATTATGATCCCAAGTGGATGGTCCCCATGAACTAGTTCTTCCTAGTTGAAAACCTGAAGTTGGGCTAGGGATTAATCCTCTTCTTGGTTGTTTTGCTGATACCATGGCCAGAGACGTCCTTATGTCTCTAATCATCTCATCAGCAATGGGGAAACCACAATCTTTAACTGATTTCACCATGGTGATAGAATCTTCTAAATCTTCAGTGTGCAAAATTGTTTCACACAACTTTTCTATGATATTATTCTTGAGATTAGTCACGTTGGGAATTGCATTTTGAGTGTGCTGCTGAACATAGAAAAGCCCTACAGAGGGTTCATTTGCTACATACTTGATCATCTCCGCCATGCACTCTGTTAACTCCACAAAGCCATCAACAGTGGAGAATCCATGCATCTTGTTTGAAGGAAATGATAGTTCATCACTGTTTTGTCAAATTTCCAAAAGCAGTTTCAGTGCAGGAAATTAATAGAAAGTCAAACAAGATGAAAAAGATCAATAAGAGTAAATAATGGTTCAGCATTTCCACGCAATATTAAACCACAAAGCAGTATTATCAAGGCGAGATCGCCTTAGGCAAGAGGCGAGAGGCAAGGCAATACCTTTTTGGAAAAAGCAGCAAAGcccattttttatatatatttcaaatatacattatatatatatatatatatatatatatatatatatatatatatatatatatatttatacacaTGCCTTCTTCCACTATCTTCATATATAATCAACATTTGCAAGCTCAAAACTACCTACTCTTTCGCCCAATTACACCCAATTGATCCCTTATAATAAACTATTTATAGTAAATGAATTAGTTAATTGTTCTCATTCTCTTCTAAACATAATCCAATATATTTAATCACTTTAACTGCTTTATACACCATTAAAAAGTGTCTTCAATTACATGGACAATAGCCCCAATCCCTTCCACTTGAAGTATATATCCCTTCTCCATCTTAGGctgaagcctccctctccctccatGGGATTGCAATGGCCAGCCTATATTTTCCCAATACTCCTATTTGTAGTATTAGCCTCTAAATCTTAATCTAATTAGAAATTTaactcaatttaaaaataatacaaaatagGATTTCTATCCTATATAGGAAATAATAATCCATTTTATTAAGGAATATTTCTCCCATCCAAACTAGGAAAAGGTCTCTTTAAATCTTAATAAGATTATAAGTCATAAATGTAATATCTCAGTATATGAAATTGAAAGCCTCATAATTACGTTTCTACTCACCAAAATGGATCAATTCCCTTACAATATATTCGAATTTGTAATCAGGCACAAAATATCTCACTGTTTAGCAAATTTAAGTTCTATCAATTTTGAAGCAATATATGGCTTGTTTTTTAAACAAACATAATTGTCTGGTTTTGAATCAAGATTAAGAACTGGTTTTATAAAGAAACCAAGTGCTTAGAAAGAATCTTTAGATGGTGTATCTGAGAAACTGGAAACCACTACTCATCACAGCACTTCATTTATCGGTTTCATAAAGCCTAACCTAGTGCATATTGTACAATCATCTTCTACTACAACTGCCGCAATTGAAAAACTATCAGTAACACAATATATGAATTCCTCATCTTTCAACAAACTCTGGATAATCCATGTCACAAGTTTTGAGGCAACAAGAAAAAACAATACATCTATTAAATATATCTGAAATGAATTTAATTGCTTCTATGCATCATGTGGCACTTCAAATTCACAGTTTATTTTGATAGTGACATTCCTTATTCCATGTTCCTTCCTTGATATACTCTTTCACCATTTGAAGATTTTGTCTTGGTTGATCACCACCTAATCCCCTTCAGTTGACAAATCAActtcttcttttcttgttcttttttaatttctttgggTGCTTGGATACAGCGGCTGAGCTACAAAATCGGGTGTAATACTCCTGAATATTTTTGTTGAATATtacttatttagaaaaaaaaataatatctatGTCTTCTTTGTTCAATCATATAGCCGTTCAGTTAATGAGTGAGGAATGATTCAGCCCTCACTcacaaaaaattaatcaataacaTACTAAGAGAATTACATAGAAAAAGTCTTCTAGTGTTGAAAACCAATATCGCTTATCTGAAACTGTATATCTTCTCTCAAACTGCTGCTCACATTTCTTCACTGTATTAATAGCAGTAGCATCATCAACTCATACCAACAAGGTATTCTAATATTATAAAactgaaaactcaaaaaaaaaaaaagggatgaGCAGAAGACCTTTTACTCAAAAAGCATACACAGACATTGTTAATGGCAAAGGCGTCCATCTCATACTATTCTCTCTAGCACAAAAGTCAAATACTTCTACAGAAATAAGGAACTACAAAACAAGCATTTCACATTTTCTTCCCAGAAATCTATGCCTGTCTTTAAATCCATCAATAAATAATTCTCTATAACTCACAGGACCAATATTCTCATTATCCTGGCATCAAACATCTTGTCCCCTTTCAAGCATCATTCCCAGCCCCTTAAATTCTTTTCATAGTCAATCAGTCATGTAATAACGCAAAAGTTGTTCAATTGATACTACACAAGAAAGTTCAGTTTGCTGAGACAAATACACTTAACATTCTAATGGTTATGAGAAAATTGAATCATTTATTGAGTTGGTTTTCGAGATAAAAAGAAAGGCCATGATTTTCTGGCTCAAATGGTTCCCAGCTCACATTCTTTTGCCAAAGAAGAAGAATCAAAGATCAATCATTTAAATTCATGCCCACAAAAGAAAATCACGAAATAAACAAGACCCAGTCCTAACAACGTGAAATCATCTAACAAATTCAATCAACAGACAGAtacaaaagaaatgaaaatcaCTTACAGGAAGCCCCCGCAAAGAAGAATAACGAATCTTTATGTTCTTGATAGGTGCAGTTCTTTCTTTTCGGACACTTCTTGAAGATTCGGAGATGGCAAGATTCAAGCTATGCAAAACTTTGTGGGAAGGTCTTCACAATCTTCTCCTTTCTGGGTGTTGCAAAGATGTGAGCTCAACCAGCAGCTGATAGAGACAAAACGGGAAGTGGTTTGGAATTTTTGTTGACAATTTTTGCCCTTCTTCTATTTAGGAGTTGAGTGTGGGCAAATTTGCAGCTGACTCACCTAATTTTTTCaagagaaaattaatatttttatattatattaataatataattattatatatgtaataaGTTACACTGCAGTTCTctatagtttaataaaatatttattttaattcttattttttttaaaattttataatttaatttttaatatttaaaaaaattagaatttaatttttatcatcaaatttttaattaatttaccatttattataacaaaaataattaaactatcatttaatatatatttttaatctaaaataacGTAAtctcaaatattaattaaatttacaataaaatctctataaatttttaaattaattttcatattttataattatttaaagataaaattttaaaatcaccctatatatatttacttatttatataaaatctttatattttacaaTGAAATctctataatatattttaaaataaaccgttttaattttataaaaataatttttaaataattataatatttaaaactatagttatttattaaagactttatatttttataaattaaattttaaatattataaatttttataaataaatataatttgtgAGTTGTTGTATATCTTTtccatctttattttttttatttgtcccTTCTTGGTGTGTCCATCAAACTTacttttttgtatttatttataattttaattttaatactttaatatatattataataattataataaaaaataaacattaaagtattttatataatattttaacacaaatatttaattaaataattatatatactcTATCCTATTTTGTTTTCAACTTATTTATATACGTTGGgactaataaaaattttaaatattattatcaaaataaataaataattttatttaatatttatctttaataaaaattaaataattaaatatattttagaaattttaaattataaaatcttaatattgtgagataaaaatatatgcaataatttaatattatgttaagaaagaattatttttattttaattaattaatttattaaaagataataataaaatattaaataattttaataataaatttattaaattcatgaaaatatatattaaatattaaattattagaatAATATTAAGATGTTACATTTcgtattctaaaatttttattaccatttatatttaattattttagttaaatttttactataaaataaattaaatttataatatatatatatataattttatgagTATAAAAACATTCAATACACAGCAAATAAAACTAGTACTTTTAAAGTCAAATATAAACAGATAAAATACCTACAAAATTTACTCTATTTGAACTTGGAATTTATccgaatttaataaaaatttattttaaattatttaaatacgtCGAATATATCAATATCTAAATAATActtaaactatttaatttatatattttaattaataatatatataaatatgttattgatatttttattttaaaaaattatttaaattttaatttttaaataaaaatataaaaaattataaatatatattttatattaaattaattatttatatgaatGAATTGGAatgaatatataatatataaaatttaaatttattataaatattaacttttaaatttaaatttattttaaattcgatTATATAATACGGTTTTAATAGTATTATCATCCTTAGAACTAGGTCTGCTAAGGGATCCAATTTGGGTCGATATTCGAGTTGTTAGCCGAGAATAAATTGAACCGAATCTGTTATGTTTCTAACCAGTTTTTGTTCCCAATTGGTTttgttacaattttatttttaaccgtCTCTATTGCGATTTGAAAACAATTTACTCCACGTGTCTGGCACCTTCTAAAGCCaccacaattaaaaaaaaaaactatttaaattaactcaaaactaataactcaaattattaaatatggTTTTGTTCTATCTTAAGAATTGAAGGATAAACTTGAAAGTAATCTCCTATATTTGAATTAATTCTGAAATCATGATAATATCTTATTACAGTGaataaaaagatataaaaaGTTACAAGTAATTTAACTGCTACTTCTTATCTAGTGCTCTTAGGGAGAAATTATACAATAAAGCATTTTACCAATTGGATCGGTCACCCAAGTGCTCCTAAATATACATGATCTAAATGATTTTTAGGCCTTAAGAGCCCAtcattccttctttttttttttatttttttttttcagtttttagtTTTCAATTTATGTTTCAAAATTCTTATCTACTTTCTTTGTTTATCCATAGTAGATGACCGAAAGATCCTCCACCTCTCACAAAAAGCTTATAAGAGTTTCCCATCACAACCACCTCCACACAATACTACAAGATGGTGTGATgcaacatatattttttaattgctaTTGATTAGATAtgtacaaaaaaaatattagatatcTTGATAAGATAAGCTTTCATCACAAAACCATCACATCTAACACAGAAGTGGCCAAAAAACAGTTCTCTTTGATTTAAGCGTTTGTGAATCTTCTTATCCAGAAGCAGATCATCATCTAGAAGTAGGTTTTAACCAGCTGCAAATATTTACAATCACAATGGAAATCCAAGAAAACCACATAAAAAAGATAGCCTTTAAATGCCAAATAACAACTCATCACATCTCAGAAACCAGCTTTTTCGGATCAGCTTTGGCCTCAGATTCAGACAGTTCCCCTCGAGTCCATCTTTTCAGCATCTTTAACGAAGCCTTAGGCTGGTCCATTGGAACCATGTGTCCTGCATCGTGAACCTGTCATCATCATACGGCTATATCAGTACACATCACAAATGTGAACCATAATCCAGGttaaaggagagagagagagagagagagagagagagagagagagagagagagagagagagagagagagagaccttGAGGAAAGCCAGAGGCCCATGGCTTTTTAATACTCCAGATTCAGAACCATCAACTTCAAAAGGAACTTCAGGGGAGGCCACAAAATCTTTCTGACCAGACCATTCCATAGCATGAACCCATCTTGAATTTCCTGCACATATAAGATGTACCCCCACCTAAATATGGAATATACTTGgtgtatacatatatatatatatatatatatatatagactataTGACGAGAGACAACGTTGTTTGGTAACTTACCGAGCCAGTTGCATATGAGATCATATTCTCCAGCATACACAAGCATCTTGATTCCATCCTCAAGGAGAGCAGGAATGCCTGGTTCAAGATTCCTCATCCAGTCCATCAGCAGGGCCTGATAAACTGTAGGGCTACATGACACAAAGCTTATATCCCCAACACCAAGGGCCTCCCTAACTGATTTCTGGTTCAGAAATTTCTCCAAATTGGAGAAGTCATAGCAGAGGCGTCCCTCACATTTCTTTCTGATATCATAGTACTGTAGGGAGAACAAATTAATGCTTGTCAAATTATAAGGTCTGATCACGTTAACCTAAAAGCAGATTTTAGGTAACCCAAGCAGGGGTTGAGATATTTAAAGAAGGGCAAAAGTGGTGGCCagaggaataaaaataaataaaggagaATAAGAGGATGATGGAAAAAGAAAGGACAAAGGAAGAAGGAAGCAAGAGGCTAAGGATGCACATTATTGCAATATCCGTTAAAGCATTAAATTCttcaacccaaaaaaaaaataacggcTTCAGTGATTAGAAGTTTAAGAACAGGCCACAATAAAAAAAAGACTCATCATGTTATtttcaatgatttttttttgttgttggcTTTCTTTTACTCCTAATTGCTTTCTTCAGATCCACACCCAAAAAAAAAGGGACGTTTTTGGCAGAATAAAAAGACACCAAACTGCAATGCTAATGAATCCTGTTTCTTGTTAGAGGCAAGACCTACAAACTTTGTTTCTAGATGCATTCAAACAGTAGAAGGAGATTCATGAGGTCTTACATTTATATTACCAGCACGTGACAAGATGCCACTGAATATACCATTGCAAACAAAATAAGAGGCCATGCATGAGACTGTGCCATCTGTGCCTGAacaaataggaaaaaaaaaagaagagaaagatacCCATTTGCTTAGACAAGTCAATAATATATGTACCAATACTAAGAAGATCAATGTCCTAAAGAATTTTGAACATCACAGAAACAACCTAAAAGCTATGATAGAATCAAGCAGCCAGGGATTTCTCGGAAGGTAAATAAGAGAAGTTTATGGGATTACCACAAAGCTTGATTGCCAATTCACATACTGGAAGCACCCTGTTGATGCGATCATAGtcagattttttaattaaatccaTCTCCAATGCATAATCAGTATATGCTCCATACTGGATTGCAGGATCAGTAAGCCCATTGCCAATGGCAAATCCCTGTTCAACATTTTTACTTGGGATCAATAGAAGTTAAATAGACAAATACAACTCATAATCAGGTAAAGGTAACAAAAGCAGCATGCCTTGAGGTTTATAGGAATCCCTTCTTTAGCTTTGTTTCCTTTGTGAACTCGAGCAGCAAAAGCCGGAATGTAGTGGCCAGCATATGATTCACCAGTTATGTAGAAGTCGTTATTGGCAAATTCAGGATGCTCTGAAAAGAAGGCCTGATAACAGAAAAACTCGCGTCATCCATACCAATATGGTTGCAGTCATATTTTACAAGTTAAACGCCTACTCCTTGAGCCATTATTCAATAGGTTTTTCCAAACAAGGAATGACATTAATctagtaattaattataatgagTACAATGTATGATAGCTCACTATACCAAACTTCACTTTTACAAAAGGGAAATCCAAAGATAACTGACCTGTATGAAGTCATATAGGTCATTACTAACTCCCTGCTCATTGTGACGAATGTCACGTATATCAGAACTATAACTGAATCCAGTCCCAATAGGTTGGTCAACGTATAAAAGATTTGATGCCTGCAAAATTTTCACAGCAGTTCTGTTTTCAACAAGCAGAGAAGTTTTACAGGATAGTTGAGACCAACAAGAAGAGCATGATAGGAAAAGTGGAGGAAGCAGCAGAACCCAATAGTCTAAGACATAAGTGATAACAAGAATCTAATATGGTATACCACATATAGCATACTATGTCAGGTACACACCTAATTCCtacaaaaaacaaaagaagagaggaagactAGCCTGGGACAGTCAGAGAATTTTATCATAAAGTATTAAGGCAGAAAATATAAGAAGAAACTATGGAAGCCCACATAACCATGCAGAAAGTTAGTCATGCTAAAAGCCGAAAACGAAATTAGAGGCCCAACAActtgaaataaatatatatttttcttgaaAAAGTTGCAAATACATGAGAAAGATGTATAAGGCTGAGCCTGGCTGTGATAGTAAAGCATTCCACTGTGACCTAAAGGTCATGGTTTTAAAACACACCGTCTTTTGCAATGCAAAAAATGGGCTATATGATCTGCATCTCCCTACATTCCACAGTACAGAAAACTAATGCACTTCGACACcctttgataataaaaattgatGTTTATAAAAGCTTCACCAGTTAAACAATGTCAGCAAGTTTTCCTGAAGCCTGATAAATTAGAAGTTCGCTAGAATTTTACTATGGCTTCTCAAGCAAGTGTTAGCAGTATACTCAATAATTTAACAGGATTCAAATTCTTCACTCAAagtataaaacttactttattcCTAATAATTATTTTGGATGAAATTTTTAAGACAATTATATACCATAAAAAATCTTCATAACATGAAATGCTTATAAAGGCCAACCATAATACAGCCCatagaggaaaaagaaaaacttggGGGAAAAGTCGACTCTCCTAAACATGGATTCTACTATTATTTAACAActcaatattaaaaatcaaGATATGGTGCAGTTTGATGTAACTAGAATAAACCTGGGCTCAAGTACCTTTCAAGATGAAAGATTTAATTAAGCCTACAAAAAGGACACAAAACACAAGCCACAAGCATGTGCCACAACAAAGTAAAGCAGgtttcaattgaaaaaaaaaaaaaaaaaaaaaaaaacacctatCATTTGTATTACCGGAGCTACTGATCCAGAAAGGAGGGGAAGAAAAATATTAACATAGTATTTGACTTGGTTGTTGGCACAAGAGTAGAGACAAAGTGGAAGTGTGAATGTGTGATCTCACATGACAATACACCAGAATAACGTGAATGTTAATAATGAAGAACTGCTATTAGGTGGAAGATCATCAAGTATTCCAATTCATTCAAAGATATAGGTAATGAAATAAAATCGAAAAGCATGATTTTCCATTGCCTTGAGCTACTGAGCTCCACGAACATGGCAAGTAGTTTTGAGCTTGAAAAGCAAGCCTAAGTGTGCTTCTACTGTCAAACAGTATACAACTCCAGCCTTCCTAtcacacatatactcaaatatGCATATATAATGACGGAAACAGGATGATGGCTGACGACACTAACCAAAATCCCAAGGCTGACCATGTTTCATTTCTAAGAACTGAAGTTAACTTGAGTTCATTCAGCGACAACATAGTAGAAAAAATTACGACATAAATAGAAAATTGGGAACTAAGATACCTGGTCCCAACCATATGGATTCCACACGAGAGACATGTTGTCTGCAATATTGAAAGGaccattttcataaaacatagcCAACTCACTGCTGCACCCTGGTCCTCCAGTCAACCAAATAACAACAGGGTCCTTCTTGCTGTTGCGTGATTCAAAGAAGAAATAGAACATCCTAAAAAAATTCTCCAAATGGGCATTGGTCAGAGCATTAATCAATACAGAGAGAAGATGTTTCTGAATCAATGAACTCCCTAGAATTCATTTTAATAAATGGCTGATCCTAACTAAACACGTTAAccttcaaattcagcttgtatCGGTGTGGTACTAACTAATAATCTATAACACTATCATTAAGAATATGAATTTCCGACtccagaaaagaaaatttaaacaaCTTTTCAGGACTACCAAATccacagagaaaaaaaaaaaaaaaaaaaaaaactacctcGCGGCGTGAGAGCTCGCAATCTTATAATAACCGGCATGGTGGCCCAAATCCTCCACAGAGACTCCAACATACTCTTCTTCAACCACATTCGGAAACCTAAACCGCTTCTCAACGATCCTCTTCCTCCCGTCACGAAGAGAAGCATCGCCGTCGCGTAC
This region of Manihot esculenta cultivar AM560-2 chromosome 10, M.esculenta_v8, whole genome shotgun sequence genomic DNA includes:
- the LOC110625116 gene encoding serine carboxypeptidase-like; translated protein: MRMFEKITFFCVLLLLSFVAISRARFPDDRGPFLRSTFPSVNAEKLIRELNLFPEKDVNIVRDGDASLRDGRKRIVEKRFRFPNVVEEEYVGVSVEDLGHHAGYYKIASSHAARMFYFFFESRNSKKDPVVIWLTGGPGCSSELAMFYENGPFNIADNMSLVWNPYGWDQASNLLYVDQPIGTGFSYSSDIRDIRHNEQGVSNDLYDFIQAFFSEHPEFANNDFYITGESYAGHYIPAFAARVHKGNKAKEGIPINLKGFAIGNGLTDPAIQYGAYTDYALEMDLIKKSDYDRINRVLPVCELAIKLCGTDGTVSCMASYFVCNGIFSGILSRAGNINYYDIRKKCEGRLCYDFSNLEKFLNQKSVREALGVGDISFVSCSPTVYQALLMDWMRNLEPGIPALLEDGIKMLVYAGEYDLICNWLGNSRWVHAMEWSGQKDFVASPEVPFEVDGSESGVLKSHGPLAFLKVHDAGHMVPMDQPKASLKMLKRWTRGELSESEAKADPKKLVSEM
- the LOC110624531 gene encoding uncharacterized protein LOC110624531, with the protein product MHGFSTVDGFVELTECMAEMIKYVANEPSVGLFYVQQHTQNAIPNVTNLKNNIIEKLCETILHTEDLEDSITMVKSVKDCGFPIADEMIRDIRTSLAMVSAKQPRRGLIPSPTSGFQLGRTSSWGPSTWDHNGVQQGSRRKVNYFSTVFNTARKRASNFKWPQLDPKDSTPAPVEKLLSYNNPSELVASASTSSSLPDMESDELPLSSQAADELQPEDEQAETNDAPGNVLSPQANYDDFKAVKEAKLEEWLGRANNSLDKLQEAK